Proteins encoded by one window of Anaerosalibacter sp. Marseille-P3206:
- a CDS encoding CvfB family protein, whose protein sequence is MIEVGKIQKLEVVKISPKGVYLSDGNSRESAFLGKKEVPNGTKVKDRLEVFVYVDSNDKLVATKVKPKLTVGEIGLLRVVSTSKIGAFLDWGVDKDLFLPFKEQAVRVEKGRTYLVGVYIDKSNRPCATMQIKNLLSTNSPYKENDKTVGTIYSMNPDMGAFVAVDNLYDGLIPKNEIYGVFRPGDQVDIRITKVREDGRLYLSLRSKSYKQIDKDAEIILNKMKKNRGELNLNDDSSPKRIREELNMSKSAFKRAVGRLLKEEKIEFFNGGIRFKKM, encoded by the coding sequence ATGATAGAAGTTGGAAAGATTCAAAAGTTAGAAGTTGTAAAGATAAGTCCTAAAGGGGTTTATTTAAGTGATGGTAATAGTAGAGAAAGTGCATTTTTAGGGAAAAAAGAAGTGCCAAATGGAACAAAGGTAAAAGATAGGCTTGAGGTATTTGTATATGTAGATTCAAATGATAAATTAGTTGCTACAAAAGTTAAGCCTAAGTTGACTGTTGGAGAAATAGGTTTACTTAGAGTTGTATCTACATCAAAGATAGGTGCGTTTTTAGACTGGGGAGTAGATAAGGATCTGTTCCTACCTTTCAAAGAACAGGCTGTACGAGTTGAAAAGGGTAGAACATATTTAGTAGGAGTGTATATTGATAAAAGCAATAGACCTTGTGCGACTATGCAAATTAAAAATCTCCTTTCTACAAATTCTCCATATAAAGAAAATGACAAAACTGTTGGTACTATTTACAGCATGAACCCTGATATGGGTGCTTTTGTAGCGGTAGACAATTTGTATGATGGACTAATACCTAAGAATGAAATATATGGAGTATTTAGACCGGGAGATCAAGTTGATATTCGAATTACAAAGGTAAGGGAAGATGGTAGGCTGTATTTAAGCTTAAGAAGTAAGTCTTATAAGCAAATAGATAAGGATGCAGAGATTATACTAAACAAGATGAAGAAAAACCGTGGAGAGCTTAATCTTAACGATGATAGTTCCCCTAAGAGAATACGTGAAGAATTGAATATGAGTAAGAGTGCATTTAAAAGAGCAGTAGGAAGACTTTTGAAGGAAGAAAAAATTGAGTTTTTTAATGGTGGCATTAGATTTAAAAAAATGTGA
- a CDS encoding TDE2712 family protein, with protein MIKRIGVRYNIIEMMYYYWQVTSEKGKVGETYIIELSDEEDMKYVYDDEFNSDSVRRVLSAISNREMLNSESKKERRFWNFNMWMLEDLGFTEMMVLPVKKLNLSSLVEKLNENYGDTKHEELEVIFVPGLEEEYSIVENKLIVNFFKIKADLYEEDKVTIGELPLVDYIEEKLKELLSK; from the coding sequence ATGATAAAAAGAATAGGTGTAAGGTACAATATTATTGAAATGATGTACTATTATTGGCAAGTCACTAGTGAAAAGGGAAAGGTTGGAGAAACGTACATAATTGAATTATCTGATGAAGAAGATATGAAGTATGTATATGACGATGAGTTCAATAGTGATTCTGTAAGAAGAGTTTTAAGTGCTATTTCAAACAGAGAAATGTTAAATAGTGAAAGCAAAAAGGAAAGAAGATTTTGGAATTTTAACATGTGGATGTTAGAGGATTTAGGATTTACTGAAATGATGGTTTTACCAGTAAAGAAATTAAATTTAAGTAGCCTTGTAGAAAAATTAAATGAAAATTATGGTGATACAAAACATGAAGAATTAGAAGTAATATTTGTTCCGGGATTAGAAGAAGAGTATAGTATTGTTGAAAACAAACTGATTGTAAACTTCTTTAAAATAAAAGCAGATCTATATGAAGAAGATAAGGTAACTATCGGGGAACTACCTTTAGTAGATTATATAGAAGAAAAACTTAAAGAACTTTTAAGTAAATAA
- a CDS encoding stalk domain-containing protein codes for MKKRSIISLSLLIVMVMLVFSTGVFATNQIRLVLDGKDVTSLATPIIQNGRTLVPIQFIAEELGAKVDWNGKDKIVTIKKADNTIILKIDSYLVQYQGKEKSCGLVDIPPKIINGHPFVSLSLLKYVLGVGVNWDANSRIVSINSNAKVDIEPFYNVKITSIESGQVIEGKTQLQISLPDNNIKNAKEIKYLLLDPKTAKGFVVARGSNLTGKYNWLPNLEESGERVLVAAIYDNKGSFIAGDAILVNVHVDPKVSLTGVQQDVLVNDTVSLGADANFVASYVKYEITNLNTGKKTITNESDPQGVYKWSPMVHESGRYSFKVTAYDSFGKDYNSETITTEVEIPRRLSLTGVSNGQTIDKPITLSTFRNFHVNETEYVLKDLNTGREESLKKLPYGSYNWFPGTEYSGSKILLVRVKDTKGRIHESEGINVNIVGTPKLLLEGVGPKQVLTKAVQLKIASNVKLDSVDYILTRAKTGEKKIIASNKISSADCNYTPTKKDEGSWSLKAIGRYNGKKIESEEIPIRIYLGKIYTSKPIIEKDKFMGLASGLAKNSYEKTGMSAALQTAQAILETGWGQYVPVDKYSGQLSLNLFGIKGKGSAGSVISNTSEEYNGKLYRVDDKFRAYNNVGESWKDHKDFLLNKERYAPFREVMYDYTQGAWALKRCGYATDSQYPLKLMKIIKLYNLQELDKVGI; via the coding sequence ATGAAAAAAAGAAGCATAATTAGCTTGAGCCTACTTATTGTAATGGTAATGCTAGTATTTAGTACAGGGGTCTTTGCCACTAATCAAATCAGATTAGTATTAGATGGGAAAGATGTTACCTCATTGGCAACACCTATAATTCAAAATGGTAGAACTCTAGTACCTATTCAATTTATTGCTGAAGAATTGGGAGCAAAAGTTGATTGGAATGGCAAAGATAAGATTGTTACAATTAAAAAAGCCGATAATACAATAATCTTAAAAATTGATAGCTATTTGGTTCAATATCAAGGGAAAGAAAAAAGCTGTGGTTTAGTAGATATACCTCCCAAGATTATAAACGGTCATCCTTTTGTGTCTCTTAGTTTACTTAAGTATGTATTAGGAGTTGGCGTTAATTGGGATGCAAATAGTAGAATAGTTAGTATTAATTCTAATGCAAAAGTAGATATTGAACCATTTTATAATGTAAAAATTACATCTATTGAATCAGGACAAGTTATAGAAGGAAAAACTCAGTTACAAATTTCATTACCAGATAATAATATAAAAAATGCTAAAGAGATAAAATATCTACTATTGGATCCAAAAACAGCTAAGGGTTTTGTTGTAGCAAGAGGAAGTAATTTAACTGGAAAATATAATTGGTTACCGAATTTAGAAGAAAGTGGAGAAAGAGTTCTCGTAGCAGCTATTTATGATAATAAAGGAAGTTTCATAGCAGGAGATGCTATTTTGGTAAATGTTCATGTTGATCCTAAAGTATCCTTAACTGGAGTTCAACAAGATGTATTGGTAAATGATACAGTTTCCCTTGGAGCAGATGCAAATTTTGTTGCATCCTATGTAAAATATGAAATTACTAATTTAAATACAGGGAAGAAAACAATAACTAATGAATCAGATCCACAAGGAGTGTATAAGTGGTCTCCAATGGTTCATGAAAGTGGAAGATATTCTTTTAAGGTAACTGCTTATGATAGTTTTGGTAAGGATTACAATAGTGAAACAATAACTACTGAGGTTGAAATTCCTCGTAGATTGTCACTAACTGGAGTGTCTAATGGACAAACCATAGATAAACCAATTACATTATCAACTTTTAGAAACTTTCATGTAAATGAAACCGAATATGTTTTAAAAGATTTAAATACAGGTAGGGAAGAAAGCTTGAAGAAACTTCCATATGGAAGTTATAATTGGTTTCCAGGAACTGAGTATTCAGGTTCAAAAATTCTTTTAGTTAGAGTCAAGGATACTAAAGGAAGAATTCATGAAAGTGAAGGGATAAATGTAAATATAGTAGGAACTCCAAAACTTCTATTAGAAGGAGTAGGACCAAAACAAGTGTTAACAAAAGCTGTTCAGTTAAAGATAGCAAGCAATGTAAAATTAGATAGTGTAGATTATATACTTACAAGAGCAAAAACAGGAGAGAAAAAGATTATTGCTTCAAATAAGATTTCTTCAGCTGATTGCAATTATACACCAACTAAAAAGGATGAAGGAAGTTGGAGTCTTAAGGCTATAGGAAGATATAATGGTAAAAAGATTGAAAGTGAAGAGATTCCAATTAGAATATATTTAGGGAAAATATATACTTCAAAACCTATTATCGAGAAAGATAAATTTATGGGACTGGCTTCGGGACTAGCTAAGAATTCTTATGAAAAAACAGGAATGTCAGCTGCACTACAAACAGCTCAAGCTATACTTGAAACAGGTTGGGGACAATATGTTCCTGTAGATAAATATAGTGGACAGCTTTCTTTAAACCTCTTTGGAATAAAGGGAAAGGGATCAGCAGGTTCAGTTATATCTAATACAAGTGAAGAATATAATGGTAAGCTTTATCGTGTTGATGATAAGTTTAGAGCATACAATAATGTTGGAGAAAGTTGGAAAGACCATAAGGATTTTTTACTTAACAAGGAAAGATATGCTCCTTTTAGAGAAGTAATGTATGATTATACTCAAGGGGCATGGGCATTAAAGAGATGTGGCTATGCAACAGATTCACAATATCCATTGAAATTGATGAAAATAATAAAACTATATAATTTACAAGAACTTGATAAAGTAGGAATTTAA
- a CDS encoding TIGR03905 family TSCPD domain-containing protein produces the protein MYEYIPKGVCSRRITFDVVDGKVKNISFLGGCDGNTQGVSKLAEGMDIEEVIEKLSGITCGGKPTSCPDQLSNALKEYIEINKNKAVHK, from the coding sequence ATGTATGAGTATATTCCAAAAGGTGTTTGTTCTAGGAGAATTACCTTTGATGTAGTTGATGGAAAGGTAAAAAATATTAGCTTTTTAGGTGGTTGTGATGGAAATACACAAGGTGTTTCGAAATTAGCTGAGGGAATGGATATTGAAGAAGTGATTGAAAAACTTTCAGGGATTACTTGTGGTGGTAAACCAACTTCATGTCCTGACCAACTTTCTAATGCATTGAAGGAATATATAGAGATTAATAAAAACAAGGCTGTACATAAATAA
- a CDS encoding zinc dependent phospholipase C family protein, with protein sequence MIEIEILEKAYYHFLSTILGIANPIKKSIIKTQCKVHKAINLDALIILKNDIYTDEYNFFYNFILDINEGAVWADQDFKSSNHLYNPYKKRGLYVRKNAMDLAVEYYYKALSLWRNEEFSESLFYLGATLHIIQDMTIPQHANIRLLDNHHQYESYVKRTYDYIRDFQVKKGTYLLDTVEDYIRFNARVAIKIYNNFKTISNDEKRFYHITKCALPLAKRTTAGAMVMFYDDIKKGFY encoded by the coding sequence GTGATTGAAATAGAAATACTTGAAAAAGCTTATTACCATTTTCTGAGTACAATTCTAGGAATTGCAAATCCCATTAAAAAATCAATAATTAAAACCCAATGTAAAGTTCACAAGGCTATTAATTTGGATGCCTTAATAATTCTTAAAAATGACATATATACAGATGAGTATAATTTTTTTTACAACTTTATACTAGATATAAATGAAGGGGCTGTATGGGCAGATCAAGATTTTAAAAGCTCAAATCATCTTTATAATCCCTATAAAAAAAGGGGATTGTACGTAAGAAAAAATGCAATGGATTTAGCAGTAGAGTATTATTACAAAGCTCTAAGCCTATGGAGAAATGAAGAATTTAGTGAATCACTATTCTATCTAGGTGCTACACTCCACATTATTCAAGATATGACCATCCCTCAACATGCAAATATACGCCTTTTAGATAATCATCATCAATATGAATCCTATGTGAAACGTACATATGACTATATAAGGGATTTTCAAGTGAAAAAAGGAACTTACTTACTTGATACTGTTGAAGATTATATAAGATTTAATGCTAGAGTTGCCATCAAAATATACAACAATTTTAAAACAATATCAAATGATGAAAAAAGATTTTATCACATAACTAAATGTGCTCTCCCCTTAGCAAAGAGAACAACTGCTGGAGCAATGGTAATGTTTTATGATGATATAAAAAAAGGCTTCTATTGA
- a CDS encoding DUF2087 domain-containing protein gives MSAIEIFKCLSDNSRLKIINSLMIEPMYVELLAERLKLSTSTISFHLKKLLDANIVSCRKEQYYTVYSLNEEMLSMNLKDLITDNRKEEEILNQREEKYREKVLNSFFKYDKLIEIPVQKKKRQIILEKIVESFEKDREYTEKEVNLIIADFHDDFCTIRRDLIGFDLMERNNGIYKRK, from the coding sequence TTGAGTGCAATAGAGATTTTCAAATGTCTATCTGATAATTCAAGGCTAAAAATAATAAATAGTTTGATGATAGAGCCTATGTATGTAGAATTATTGGCTGAAAGATTAAAATTATCAACTTCAACTATATCTTTTCACCTTAAAAAACTATTAGATGCTAATATTGTATCTTGTAGGAAGGAACAATATTATACTGTATATAGTTTAAATGAAGAAATGCTTTCAATGAATCTTAAAGATTTAATAACTGATAATAGAAAAGAAGAAGAAATATTAAATCAAAGGGAAGAAAAGTATAGAGAAAAGGTTTTAAACTCATTTTTCAAATATGATAAGTTAATTGAAATACCAGTACAAAAAAAGAAAAGACAAATTATCTTAGAAAAAATAGTAGAGAGTTTTGAAAAGGATAGGGAGTATACGGAAAAAGAAGTTAATCTAATAATTGCAGATTTTCACGATGATTTTTGTACAATAAGAAGAGATTTAATAGGCTTTGATCTTATGGAAAGAAATAATGGGATATATAAGAGGAAATAG
- a CDS encoding diaminopimelate dehydrogenase, which produces MENKIRVGIVGYGNLGKGVESALKLNDDFVLKGIFTRRDTSLVDANSKVIHISKILDYKDEIDVLILCGGSANDLPEQCPILVNDFNTVDAYDNHGKIPEYFKKVDEVAKKSNKISLISIGWDPGLFSLNRMLAQALLPNGESYTFWGKGISQGHSDAIRKVKGVKAAVQYTVPSEEAIKKVRAGENPNLEASEKHKRVCYVVPYDFNDVERIEREIKSIPDYFLGYDTTVHFITEEELQKNHSNMPHGGFVIRTGETGNNHKQKIEFNLSLDSNPEFTSSVLIAFARAVYKMSREGKSGAFSIFDVPLAYISPMSGEELRKNFL; this is translated from the coding sequence ATGGAAAATAAAATACGAGTAGGAATAGTTGGATATGGTAATTTGGGAAAAGGTGTAGAATCAGCTCTAAAACTTAATGATGATTTTGTCCTCAAAGGTATATTTACTAGAAGAGATACCTCCCTTGTAGATGCCAATTCAAAAGTTATCCATATTTCTAAAATACTAGACTATAAAGATGAGATTGACGTTTTAATCCTTTGCGGCGGTTCAGCTAATGACCTACCAGAACAATGCCCGATCCTTGTAAATGATTTTAATACTGTAGATGCTTATGATAATCATGGTAAAATACCTGAATACTTTAAAAAAGTAGATGAGGTAGCAAAAAAATCCAACAAGATAAGTTTAATTTCTATAGGATGGGATCCAGGACTATTTTCTCTTAATAGAATGCTAGCTCAAGCTCTACTTCCAAATGGAGAAAGCTATACTTTCTGGGGAAAAGGTATAAGTCAAGGTCATTCTGATGCTATTCGAAAAGTTAAAGGCGTAAAAGCTGCAGTTCAATATACAGTGCCTTCAGAAGAAGCAATTAAAAAAGTTAGAGCAGGTGAAAATCCAAATCTTGAGGCCAGTGAAAAACATAAAAGGGTTTGCTATGTAGTACCTTATGATTTTAATGATGTAGAAAGAATTGAAAGGGAAATAAAATCTATACCAGATTATTTTCTGGGTTATGATACTACAGTTCATTTCATCACTGAAGAAGAATTACAAAAAAATCACTCAAATATGCCTCATGGAGGTTTTGTAATACGCACTGGTGAAACTGGGAATAATCATAAACAAAAAATCGAATTCAATCTATCTTTAGATAGTAATCCTGAATTTACTTCTTCTGTACTGATTGCTTTTGCTCGTGCAGTTTATAAGATGTCACGAGAAGGCAAAAGTGGTGCCTTTTCAATATTTGATGTTCCACTAGCTTATATTTCTCCTATGAGTGGAGAAGAATTGAGAAAGAATTTTTTGTAA
- a CDS encoding DUF445 family protein, with product MKFIIPIIVGAIIGYITNWFAIKMLFRPYEEIKIWGIHVPFTPGLIPKEKGRIAKSVGQTIAVHLLSPEIVTESLCNDKMNDQVNAWVEHNIDRLKESDKSIKTLIMSIGNENYDKLLNIIVERVTVFICYQLKSEKFKDGIMDLIENKVFLKYNDDFYEIIKEKAESYLYELSTSEEIKTLFNNAVDDKINSLIHDERTLGEIVPEDVVEAIKIYIDEHDEKIENVLHDMFENPDIKIRLKELITKIISQNVSKLITMFMGSEQISEKVLSSIENNIDNPETINGVILIIKTSIDKLLETKISDIASGISSNISSKDASQISEIVFNYISNKETQKELTSILEEKLKESEPSVKENLLKLISNKMETILNSQLLYDKVFIIVQDIVEKSLNKPISYILKDIDETTIASIGNFANNIFNGFVKNKLPYIIDLLNISKVVENQINSFDVAFAEKIIVEIANKELKAITWLGALLGGIMGILTPLMQNIYK from the coding sequence ATGAAATTTATAATACCAATTATAGTTGGAGCTATTATAGGATATATTACTAACTGGTTTGCTATAAAAATGCTATTTAGACCTTACGAAGAGATAAAAATTTGGGGTATTCATGTACCGTTTACGCCAGGACTTATTCCAAAGGAAAAAGGTAGAATTGCAAAGAGTGTAGGACAAACAATAGCTGTGCATCTTTTGTCGCCTGAAATAGTTACTGAATCTTTATGCAATGATAAAATGAATGATCAGGTAAATGCATGGGTTGAACACAATATAGATAGGCTAAAGGAAAGTGATAAGTCTATAAAAACTTTGATAATGAGTATTGGTAATGAAAACTATGATAAATTATTAAATATAATAGTTGAAAGAGTTACAGTTTTTATTTGTTATCAATTAAAGAGCGAGAAATTTAAAGATGGAATAATGGATTTAATTGAAAATAAAGTTTTTCTTAAATATAATGATGATTTTTATGAAATTATAAAGGAAAAAGCAGAATCATATTTATATGAGTTATCTACTTCAGAAGAAATAAAAACATTATTTAATAATGCTGTAGATGATAAAATAAATAGCTTGATACATGATGAAAGAACTTTGGGTGAAATAGTTCCAGAGGATGTAGTAGAGGCTATTAAGATATATATTGATGAGCATGATGAAAAGATTGAAAATGTATTACATGATATGTTTGAAAATCCAGATATTAAGATAAGGCTTAAAGAATTGATTACTAAGATTATTTCTCAAAATGTAAGTAAGCTAATAACTATGTTCATGGGTTCTGAACAAATTTCAGAAAAGGTACTTAGTTCAATAGAAAATAATATTGACAATCCAGAAACTATAAATGGAGTAATATTGATTATTAAAACTTCAATAGATAAATTATTGGAAACTAAAATATCGGATATTGCTTCTGGTATCTCATCAAATATTAGTTCCAAAGATGCATCACAGATTTCAGAAATTGTATTTAACTATATTTCAAATAAAGAAACTCAGAAAGAGTTAACCTCCATATTAGAGGAAAAATTAAAAGAATCAGAACCATCTGTGAAAGAAAATTTATTAAAATTAATATCAAATAAAATGGAAACGATTTTAAATTCACAGTTACTATATGACAAGGTATTTATAATTGTACAAGATATTGTTGAAAAATCTTTAAACAAACCTATATCCTATATACTTAAAGATATTGATGAAACAACAATTGCAAGCATTGGAAATTTTGCAAACAATATTTTTAATGGATTTGTAAAAAATAAATTGCCATATATTATAGATCTGTTAAATATTTCAAAAGTTGTTGAAAACCAAATAAACAGTTTTGATGTAGCATTTGCAGAAAAGATCATAGTTGAAATAGCAAACAAAGAGTTGAAGGCGATAACTTGGCTAGGTGCACTCCTTGGAGGAATAATGGGCATATTAACACCCCTTATGCAGAATATTTACAAATAA
- a CDS encoding peptidylprolyl isomerase produces MNENQVLAVVNGKEITQEDVQGFLGQLNPQVAMQFQSKEGMEKVVEELVSRELLYLEAIEKGLDNDEIFKSELEIIKANILKQYAVSKLLSDVKATDEEIEDYYNKYKEYFNTPESVRASHILVKDEEKALEIINEIKDGLEFEEAAQKYSICPSKGMGGDLGEFTKGKMVKEFEEAAFELEVGVVSEPVKTQFGYHIIKVQDHKEKKTSTLEEAREKVSAQVLLLKQQEKYLNKTEELKGKYEVKYNF; encoded by the coding sequence ATGAATGAAAACCAAGTATTAGCAGTAGTGAATGGAAAGGAAATAACACAAGAGGATGTACAGGGGTTTTTAGGTCAATTAAATCCACAGGTTGCAATGCAATTTCAATCAAAAGAAGGTATGGAAAAAGTAGTAGAAGAATTGGTAAGTAGGGAATTACTTTATCTTGAAGCTATTGAAAAAGGCCTTGATAATGATGAAATATTCAAAAGTGAATTAGAAATAATAAAAGCTAATATATTGAAACAATATGCTGTTTCAAAATTATTATCAGATGTAAAGGCAACAGATGAAGAAATAGAAGATTATTACAATAAATATAAAGAATACTTCAATACTCCTGAAAGTGTTAGAGCTAGTCATATATTAGTTAAAGATGAAGAAAAGGCGCTAGAGATCATCAATGAGATAAAAGATGGATTAGAATTTGAAGAAGCGGCTCAAAAGTATTCTATATGTCCTTCTAAAGGTATGGGCGGTGACTTAGGAGAATTCACTAAGGGAAAAATGGTAAAAGAATTTGAAGAGGCAGCATTTGAACTTGAAGTTGGAGTAGTTAGTGAACCTGTAAAAACACAGTTTGGATATCATATAATCAAGGTACAAGATCATAAGGAAAAGAAAACAAGCACATTAGAAGAAGCAAGAGAAAAGGTTTCAGCACAAGTATTGTTGTTAAAACAACAAGAAAAATATTTAAATAAAACAGAAGAGTTGAAAGGCAAATACGAAGTTAAATACAATTTCTAA
- a CDS encoding Na/Pi cotransporter family protein, with protein MKELIFGIIGGTALLMYGVNMMGDGLEKASGNMMKKILSVLTGKIWSAFLVGVFLTAIVQSSTAITVLTVGFVNAGLMNLTQALGIIYGANIGTTITAQLMAFSFKFKLTDIALPVLGIGFAISQFSKNKTLKNVGRAMMGFGMMFLGLKILNGGVPYMKESESLKYFFTHYASIPILGVLLGACVTAMVHSSAATIGLVMVLAQAGLLDLRSAVCIMLGDNIGTCLTAQLASMTGNINARRTAWAHTFYNLFGVILTGLTLPIFLKIVSGVTLYFQPKADISAYIANSHTLFNSINAIIFLPLTKYYVEFLNKVIRPKGENHTDKKVLDKLLIDTPVAGLQASRSEIIRGAKIVKAMFIDVMDLVYTGDSKKIALIGDNEVMIDKMQKDVTRYIVEISKKELTESQSIMVPAMISSINNIERIGDRVIDITDLCKIKMEKDLEFTDTAVNELKEIEGILIEMFDNVIIAVENKNQKSIEKMCELENKMDYLCNEFQKNHIKRLNEGTCSIDSGVIYIDIISHLERIADHVYKIAMFTKDELFGNKRENN; from the coding sequence ATGAAAGAATTAATCTTTGGTATTATTGGTGGGACAGCTTTACTAATGTATGGCGTAAATATGATGGGGGATGGTCTAGAAAAGGCTTCAGGTAATATGATGAAAAAAATTCTATCAGTATTAACTGGGAAGATCTGGAGTGCTTTTTTAGTAGGAGTTTTTTTAACAGCAATTGTACAAAGCAGTACTGCTATTACAGTATTAACTGTTGGATTTGTCAATGCAGGCCTTATGAACCTTACGCAAGCTTTAGGAATAATCTATGGTGCTAATATAGGAACTACAATAACAGCTCAACTTATGGCATTTAGTTTTAAGTTTAAATTAACTGATATTGCACTTCCAGTGTTGGGAATAGGTTTTGCTATAAGTCAGTTTTCTAAAAATAAAACATTAAAAAATGTCGGCCGAGCAATGATGGGATTTGGAATGATGTTTTTAGGTCTTAAGATATTAAATGGTGGAGTTCCTTATATGAAAGAAAGTGAATCATTGAAGTACTTTTTCACACACTATGCTTCAATTCCTATTTTAGGTGTACTTTTAGGGGCTTGTGTTACAGCTATGGTTCATAGTAGTGCTGCTACCATTGGACTTGTAATGGTACTGGCTCAAGCAGGTTTACTAGATTTAAGATCTGCAGTATGTATTATGTTAGGAGACAATATAGGGACTTGTCTTACAGCACAGCTTGCAAGTATGACAGGTAATATTAATGCCAGAAGAACTGCATGGGCTCACACCTTTTATAATTTATTTGGAGTTATACTAACAGGATTAACTCTACCTATTTTTTTAAAAATAGTTTCTGGGGTAACATTGTATTTTCAACCTAAAGCTGATATAAGTGCTTATATTGCTAATTCTCATACACTATTTAATTCAATAAATGCTATAATATTTTTACCTTTAACAAAATACTATGTTGAGTTTCTTAATAAAGTAATAAGGCCAAAGGGTGAAAATCATACAGACAAGAAAGTATTAGATAAACTGCTTATTGATACTCCTGTAGCAGGGTTACAAGCTTCACGTTCAGAGATAATAAGAGGCGCTAAGATAGTAAAAGCTATGTTTATTGATGTAATGGATTTGGTATATACAGGCGATAGTAAGAAAATAGCATTAATTGGTGACAATGAGGTTATGATAGACAAGATGCAGAAAGATGTTACCAGGTACATTGTTGAAATTTCAAAAAAGGAACTTACAGAAAGTCAATCTATTATGGTTCCTGCTATGATAAGCAGTATAAACAATATAGAAAGAATTGGGGATAGGGTTATAGACATAACTGATTTATGTAAAATAAAAATGGAAAAGGACCTTGAGTTTACTGATACTGCTGTTAATGAATTAAAGGAAATAGAGGGTATCTTGATAGAAATGTTTGACAATGTAATTATTGCTGTTGAGAATAAAAATCAAAAATCTATTGAAAAAATGTGTGAACTTGAAAATAAAATGGATTACTTGTGTAATGAGTTTCAAAAGAATCATATAAAAAGGCTTAATGAAGGGACTTGTAGTATAGATTCAGGTGTAATATATATTGATATAATAAGTCATCTTGAAAGAATTGCAGACCATGTATATAAGATAGCCATGTTTACTAAAGATGAGTTGTTTGGAAACAAAAGAGAAAACAATTAG
- a CDS encoding ATP-grasp domain-containing protein has translation MLITFDPFRTIGIPNVTYIKPENIFKEIDKVKGADYILFPEYWQVNSLVYGLKKKIFPNISTYQLGHNKIETTRALWATFPNNVPYTQVLSRNDVNIETIEEEFGYPLVAKEIKNSMGRGVFLIKNRQELKNYIDNNSVLYIQEKLPIDRDLRIVYVGNKVIGAYWRIAKEGEFHNNIAKGASYDYTNIPQEAIELVERVATTLDINHAGFDIAVVGNNLYILEYNVMFGNEGLRNMGIKVEEYIYEYISTDFDNPNNPNTPIYSRAS, from the coding sequence ATGTTAATTACCTTTGATCCTTTTAGAACAATAGGTATACCAAATGTAACTTATATAAAGCCAGAAAATATATTTAAAGAAATAGATAAGGTTAAAGGAGCAGATTATATATTGTTTCCAGAATATTGGCAAGTGAATTCATTAGTTTATGGACTTAAAAAGAAGATATTTCCCAATATCAGCACTTACCAATTAGGACATAACAAGATTGAAACTACTAGAGCATTATGGGCTACTTTTCCTAATAATGTACCTTATACTCAAGTACTAAGTAGAAATGATGTAAATATAGAAACAATTGAAGAGGAATTTGGTTATCCATTAGTAGCAAAGGAAATAAAAAATTCTATGGGAAGAGGAGTTTTTCTTATTAAAAATAGACAAGAATTGAAAAATTATATTGATAACAATAGTGTTTTGTATATTCAAGAAAAACTTCCTATAGACAGAGACTTGAGAATAGTATATGTAGGTAACAAAGTAATAGGTGCATATTGGAGAATAGCAAAAGAGGGAGAATTTCATAACAATATTGCAAAAGGTGCTAGTTATGATTATACAAATATTCCTCAAGAAGCTATAGAATTAGTTGAAAGAGTTGCAACTACATTGGATATAAATCATGCTGGATTTGATATAGCAGTAGTAGGTAACAATCTTTATATACTAGAATACAATGTAATGTTTGGAAATGAAGGATTGAGAAATATGGGGATTAAAGTAGAAGAATATATTTATGAATATATATCAACTGATTTTGACAATCCTAACAATCCAAATACACCAATTTATTCTAGAGCATCTTAA